A window of Rufibacter sp. LB8 contains these coding sequences:
- a CDS encoding phosphoribosylanthranilate isomerase, producing the protein MATSDLKIKVCGMKYSENLEELLELQPDYVGFIFYDKSPRCVAGQEEEIAAATKPDVTKVGVFVDEKKEVIQQKVDSFGLGMVQLHGHESSQFCGELKDAGLTVMKAFRIGEDFDFEPLKAYAGVCDFFLFDASGPSPGGNGVRFNWQMLERYDLDVPFFLSGGIDVEHLQEIKALHHPKLFGLDLNSKFEISPGLKNIHRLKEFMEDLRV; encoded by the coding sequence ATGGCTACTTCTGATTTGAAAATCAAAGTCTGCGGCATGAAGTACTCAGAGAACCTTGAGGAATTGCTGGAACTTCAGCCTGACTACGTGGGCTTTATTTTCTATGATAAATCGCCGCGTTGCGTGGCTGGTCAAGAGGAGGAGATTGCCGCTGCTACAAAGCCAGACGTGACAAAAGTGGGTGTGTTTGTAGACGAAAAAAAAGAGGTAATTCAGCAGAAAGTTGACAGTTTTGGCTTGGGCATGGTGCAACTGCACGGCCATGAATCGTCTCAATTTTGTGGTGAGTTGAAAGACGCCGGTCTCACGGTGATGAAAGCGTTTAGGATAGGTGAAGACTTTGATTTTGAACCACTGAAAGCCTACGCCGGTGTCTGTGATTTCTTTCTGTTTGATGCCAGCGGCCCTAGTCCCGGCGGAAACGGCGTTCGATTCAATTGGCAGATGCTGGAGCGCTATGACCTGGATGTTCCTTTTTTCCTGAGCGGTGGCATTGACGTAGAGCACTTACAGGAAATCAAAGCCTTGCACCACCCAAAATTGTTCGGGCTGGATCTGAACAGCAAATTTGAGATTTCGCCGGGCCTCAAAAACATTCATCGTCTGAAGGAATTCATGGAAGATTTAAGGGTCTGA
- the trpB gene encoding tryptophan synthase subunit beta, translating to MSKNFGVSERGYYGQFGGAFIPEMLYPNVEELREKYLTIMQEPAFQEELQDLLRNYVGRPTPLYHAKRLSEKYNTKIYLKREDLNHTGAHKINNTVGQILLAKRLGKTRIIAETGAGQHGVATATVCALAGLECIVYMGKIDTERQRPNVEKMRLMGATVVPVTSGSQTLKDATNEAIRDWINHPEDTHYIIGSVVGPHPYPDMVTRFQAVISEEIRKQLLEKEGRELPDYVVACVGGGSNAAGAFYHFLDEESVQLVAVEAAGLGVDSGHSAATSVLGKTGIIHGSKTLLMQTEDGQITEPYSISAGLDYPGVGPLHAHLAQSGRARFIAITDVDAMVALRELSRLEGIIPAIETSHALAALKELNAGPNDVVVLNLSGRGDKDLNTILTYFEQLDGQ from the coding sequence ATGAGCAAGAATTTTGGAGTAAGTGAGCGGGGGTATTACGGGCAGTTTGGAGGGGCGTTCATCCCAGAGATGCTGTACCCTAACGTGGAGGAATTGCGCGAAAAATACCTGACCATTATGCAGGAACCGGCTTTTCAGGAAGAACTGCAAGACCTGCTCCGCAATTATGTGGGCCGGCCAACGCCTTTGTACCACGCCAAGCGACTTTCAGAGAAATATAATACCAAAATCTATCTCAAGCGCGAAGACCTGAACCACACCGGCGCGCATAAAATCAACAACACCGTCGGGCAGATTCTGCTGGCCAAGCGCCTGGGCAAAACCCGCATCATTGCCGAGACCGGTGCCGGTCAGCATGGCGTGGCCACGGCTACGGTCTGCGCCTTGGCCGGTCTGGAGTGTATTGTGTACATGGGCAAGATTGACACCGAACGCCAGCGGCCCAACGTGGAGAAAATGCGCCTGATGGGGGCTACCGTCGTGCCGGTGACTTCCGGTAGCCAAACCCTGAAAGACGCTACCAATGAAGCCATCCGGGACTGGATCAATCACCCAGAGGACACGCATTACATCATCGGTTCTGTAGTGGGGCCGCACCCGTACCCCGACATGGTGACCCGTTTTCAGGCGGTGATCAGTGAAGAAATCAGAAAGCAACTGCTGGAGAAGGAAGGCCGCGAGTTACCAGATTACGTGGTGGCCTGCGTGGGAGGAGGTAGCAACGCCGCCGGCGCGTTCTACCATTTCCTGGACGAGGAAAGCGTGCAACTGGTAGCCGTGGAAGCGGCTGGTCTGGGCGTGGATTCGGGGCATTCGGCGGCGACCTCAGTGTTGGGGAAAACCGGCATCATCCACGGCAGTAAAACCCTGTTGATGCAAACCGAAGACGGCCAAATCACGGAGCCTTATTCTATTTCTGCGGGCTTAGATTACCCCGGCGTGGGGCCTTTGCACGCCCACTTGGCGCAAAGCGGAAGGGCCCGTTTCATTGCCATCACTGATGTAGATGCCATGGTTGCCTTGCGTGAATTGAGCCGCCTGGAAGGCATTATTCCGGCCATTGAAACCTCGCACGCGCTAGCGGCTTTAAAGGAATTGAATGCCGGACCGAATGACGTGGTGGTCTTGAATTTATCTGGCCGCGGCGACAAAGACTTGAACACCATTCTTACCTATTTTGAACAACTAGATGGCCAATAA